Part of the Gemmatimonadota bacterium genome is shown below.
GTTCTCGGATTGGCGCTACGCCGGCGACGGTAACCCCCAGGAGGGCTTTGTCTTAAATCAACCGCGCTACGACGGAGCGAGCATTCTCCTGGCGCGGGATAATTTCGGCTGTGGTTCGTCGCGCGAGCACGCGCCGTGGGCACTGTTGGACTATGGCTTTCGGTGCGTTATCGCCCCCAGTTTTGCCGATATCTTTTTTAACAACTGCTTTAAAAACGGCATGCTGCCGGTTGTCCTGACAAACGCAGAAGTCGATCAATTATTCACAGAAGTCGAACCCCGGCCGGGCTATCAGCTCAGCGTGGACCTGGCGGCCCAAACCGTCACCACACCGGACGGGACGAGTTTTCATTTCGACGTTGACCCGTTTCGGAAGGACTGTCTGCTCAACGGCCTGGACGAGATCGGGCTCACCCTGCAAAAGGAGGCCGACATCACGGCCTACGAGCAACGCCGTAAGAGCGAAGCGCCCTGGCTGTTTCCCGATCTGGGGTAGAAAATACTCACCATGTCCTCGTATCCCCTCACCACCCAGGAAGCCGTCTTGCTGCAGCAGGCCGCGGGTATGGCGGGCGACCGGCTGGCGCGACAGGAGAACGACGCCGGAGTCCGCTCCATGGAGACCCTCCTGGCTCACCTCGAAGAGGAACAACCGCAAGCCGTCAGCCTCAATGTGCTCCAACGCGAAGTCCTCGGAAAAATGCTCATGAACCTGTCTTTCGATCTGCTTCGAGAGGATGAGGATGAGCGTTCGGCGCTCGCCGAGGAATTGGCTGAACGTTTGTTTCAAGACGGCGAAGGAGAAGACGCATGAAATTTGGTGTTGTCATCCGCAATATGGGCCCGGCCGCTACCCGGGACACGCTCGGTGCCTGCGTGCAAGCCGTAGAAGAAACGGGCTTTGATGCCGCGTTTGTGGTTGATCATCTGGCGATTCCGCCGGACCAGACCGAAGGCTCGGGGGGCCGCTATTTTGAGCCGCTGACAACGCTGGCCTATTTTGCCGCGCTGACCCGGAAGATTCAGCTCGGTATTTCCGTTCTGGTCTTTCCCTACCGGCCCGCCGTGTATATGGCCAAGCAGGTGGCCACCCTCCAGGAACTCTCAGGCGAGCGGCTTATCCTTGGCGCCGGGGTCGGCTGGATGCGGCCGGAATTTGAAGCCCTGGGCGTAGACCCCCGCAAGCGTGGGGTCATTACCAACGAAACCCTCGAAGTC
Proteins encoded:
- the leuD gene encoding 3-isopropylmalate dehydratase small subunit, producing FSDWRYAGDGNPQEGFVLNQPRYDGASILLARDNFGCGSSREHAPWALLDYGFRCVIAPSFADIFFNNCFKNGMLPVVLTNAEVDQLFTEVEPRPGYQLSVDLAAQTVTTPDGTSFHFDVDPFRKDCLLNGLDEIGLTLQKEADITAYEQRRKSEAPWLFPDLG